The Cryptococcus gattii WM276 chromosome F, complete sequence genome segment TTGAAGCACAGGAAAGGTCCCGGTTATTTGGACTATTAGTAGGTGTAAACAATAGCAACCGCAACAAGCTATTCAATAGTAGTACCGGCGTATAATACCATGAAAACGAACGAACACCTGCGAAATTACAGAACAAGAGGAACTAACTCGATGTCATAATAATAACAGGGAATACTCACATCCAAATGGCGTTATATGACCTGTCCGCGGAGCATGCCCAATTTTAAGGGCTTTTAAGAGGAAGAGACAAATAGCTGACCTTTTTGAAGATGGAACTAGGAGTGGAGCTCGTATTATTATTTACATGCTCTTAATGCATGCAGTTTTTGATCCCGTTTGCCTGACGCGAAGGGACGCGAGGGAATACGCGGTTTTTGGAAAGCTTCTCTTCACATTCCCATTCCATCTACCATTTCTAACCAAGGCTGCCTTTCTACACGTTCTTTAAACTGTGCCAACACACTACCAGACTTCTATCACACCAAATATTCAACTTTCATCTACCTTCGATACACCACTTTTCCACAACGTCATTAATTTGACGCGTCTTTTTGTCCCCATCTCTTTGACATTCCAATCGTAATTCATCATGGCTGCTGGAAAACAACCGGCTACTCTCGAAGAACTTTCTAAACGGTAAGTCAACTTATGACCAGGATATTCTATCGTGGATTAAGGCCACAGTTTTGCTAACATTTGTCATTAGGATTATCTACTCAGACCGATGTACGTTCATTAATGGATTCCTTTACCAAAAAACACTTGCTTCTGGTAACGCCCCATCAATTATAGATTCAGATGACAGATTCGAGTACCGACATGTTATTCTCCCAAAACAAATGCTTAAACTCATTCCCCAACGATATTTTGCGTCCGACGATTCAGGTTTGCTGCGGATTCTGGAGGAAGACGAGTGGCGTGGCATTGGCATCACCCAATCTCTGGGATGGGAACATTTCGAAGTGCATGGTAAGTGTAAATATGGAGCTATATATATGCAAAGCCTTGTCAATTTGCGTAGGTATGCTGATAAATGATTATTACAGCCCCTGAACCTCATATTCGTAGGTAGTGGACGAAGCATAATGACAATCCACTGACACCTATCGATTACCAGTCCTTTTCAGACGTCCTCTTGTATGTCAACGTGTATGGCATTACCAAGCGAAACTGATCTTCAATTGCTAGCCCGGTTCGAATGCTAACGCCAAGCGGCAATAAGTTTCATCATTAGGTTTCATTTGTTGAGGATAGACATGAAGAAGCGTATAGCGTGAAAATGTCCAGAAGACGGGTTGGTGGGAACTGATATATTGCTTGTTCAGTATGAAAAGGATTCCTGGTTCATGCTTACTTGTTCTCGTTCTGCCCGCTGTCTCTCTTGCTTCTGTTCTCTTTACTATGAGGTTGTCCTTGACTCTGGTATTCATGACGTCTTCCTGTTAGTTGCTGCAACATGCAAGCGGAGAACATAACATAACACCTCAACAATTAACAGCGGCGAGGACAAGAGCTTCGGAGGCCTATTAGGAGGTCAAGTGATATGTAATGCACAGTCAAACTTCGTGGATAGTACTGCCAATAGTCGTTCGCAGAGGAAATAAAGAAACAGATTGCGATACTCGACGCTTGCGTCCATCCGGATACTCACCAAATCTTGGCCGGTTTAAGTCGCTTATTCACGTTTTACAAAACGTGGTCTTCAAAGATAGCTAGATGAAGCAACTGCAAGTATGGGAACAGGCCAGGTTGAGAGAAGATTACTCATGCATGTGATACCAATGGGCAGAACCGTCTACTAATGAGCAGAACCTGTCTCCCCTCCTGAATCTCACATCCACAAGCGGAAAAAACCAATTTGCAGTCGGAAATGACATGCTTAGTCGAAGAGACCGAAGCCCTATACAGATGTCAATATCCGTTTTTTTTCCCTTGCTCAAAGGCAAGTTTCGGTCCTAAAAGTAACATACCATGTCGTCGTCAGACTCCTCCTTGgcctcctccttcttctcctcagCAGGGGCAGCCTCAGCGGCACCACCGGCGGCGGCGccaccagcagcagcggcgGGAGCGGCACCACCAGAGGGGACGGAAGCGAGCTTGGAAGAACCCTCA includes the following:
- a CDS encoding Protein kinase activator, putative (Similar to TIGR gene model, INSD accession AAW44249.1), with amino-acid sequence MAAGKQPATLEELSKRIIYSDRYSDDRFEYRHVILPKQMLKLIPQRYFASDDSGLLRILEEDEWRGIGITQSLGWEHFEVHAPEPHIRR
- a CDS encoding Ribosomal protein P2, putative (Similar to TIGR gene model, INSD accession AAW44232.1), which translates into the protein MKLIAAYLLLQQGGNASPSAADIKALLETVGVEAEEDRLSKLISELEGKDINELIAEGSSKLASVPSGGAAPAAAAGGAAAGGAAEAAPAEEKKEEAKEESDDDMGFGLFD